A window of the Pedobacter frigiditerrae genome harbors these coding sequences:
- a CDS encoding DUF1810 domain-containing protein gives MANLDRFLAAQYTTFHNALLELERGKKQSHWMWYVFPQLMGLGHSETARFYGINDLSEAKEFLAHCILGNRLIGISKVLMALDQNDSLKIFGYPDQLKLQSSMTLFAHVPGADQVFRAVIKQYFNGQMDEATLKLLNEKA, from the coding sequence ATGGCTAATTTAGATCGGTTTTTAGCAGCACAATATACAACCTTCCACAATGCATTGTTAGAACTAGAACGAGGAAAAAAACAATCGCATTGGATGTGGTACGTTTTTCCGCAGCTGATGGGTTTAGGCCATAGTGAAACTGCCAGATTTTACGGCATCAATGACTTATCGGAGGCAAAAGAATTCTTGGCACATTGTATTTTAGGCAATAGATTGATAGGGATAAGCAAGGTATTAATGGCGCTAGATCAAAATGATTCTTTAAAAATATTTGGTTACCCAGATCAGCTTAAACTCCAATCATCAATGACTTTATTTGCGCATGTACCTGGAGCAGACCAAGTGTTTAGAGCGGTGATTAAACAGTATTTTAATGGGCAAATGGATGAAGCGACCTTAAAGTTGCTAAACGAAAAGGCTTAG